Part of the Verrucomicrobiota bacterium genome, AAAAACAATCCTTGCCCTTCCGTAAGTCCCGGGAGCATGGCCAGTAGGGCGAAAAACGTGAGACAGGCTGGAACCAGCAAAAATCCGATCAACGTAGGAAAAAGACATCGCGAAAGACTTCGGACTGGCGTTCGAAACATCACCCATGCGACCAACGAAGGAAACACCAGTCCAAGAGAAACCGGATAAGCATCGACAGAACCCAAAAACAATAAGAGCCCGGAAGTGATCAAAATGAACAACACACCTGCGACTAGTCCTGCGACTACCAAAGGATCGCCTCCCACTCGCCCAAGAAGTCCATAAGTCTCGTGCTGTGCCATCACAGCAAGAGCTGTAATCAGTAGAAGGCCAGCATATACGCCAAACAACCAAAGAAGTATTAGTATGCCGACCCAAAGAACGACTGTAGTAATAGTCCGTTGTTTCATTCCGCGTCGGGTTTAGATCGTCAACTCACCTCGATGAGGCAAAGGAGACATCACTTTCCCAAAGCGTCTTTCCCGGGAGGCATAAGATTCAAGGGCCTGATCGAAATGTTTTTTGGTAAACTCTGGCCAGGGGACATCGCAAAAGTAGAGCTCTGCGTAGGCTCCCTGGAGAAGCAGGAAGTTACTCACCCGCCACTCACCGGAAGTCCGAATAATTAAATCGGGATCTGGAAGATCACCGGTGTAGAGAAACTTTTGATACTCTTCCCAAGTCTCAGGAACGGCATCAATTACACCCGCCTGAAGGGCAGCGGTGATCTTCGCAGTTGCGTCGACGACCTCCGTCCGAGATCCGTAATTGAGGGCAAGGGTGAGCACATGATCGTTAAAGTCTTTGGTCTCACTCTCTACTCTAGCGAGTTCCCGCGAGACTTCTTCTGGAAGCTCATGACGCCTACCGATAGTCTCTAAACGAATCCGGTTTTTCACTAGTTGGTGACTTTCCTTTCGTAGAAACTGTTTCAAGAGATCCATCAAGGCCTCTACTTCCTCTTCCGGCCGCTGCCAGTTTTCGGCACTGAAAGCAAACAGGGTCAGGTAGCGAATCGGGGAGTCCGCAAGGGATTCGAGAAGATTTCGTACGTTTTTGACTCCCTGGCGGTGGCCTTCGATCCGGGGAA contains:
- the uppS gene encoding polyprenyl diphosphate synthase encodes the protein MSSVSTVSNQPSHVAIIMDGNGRWARKRFLPRIEGHRQGVKNVRNLLESLADSPIRYLTLFAFSAENWQRPEEEVEALMDLLKQFLRKESHQLVKNRIRLETIGRRHELPEEVSRELARVESETKDFNDHVLTLALNYGSRTEVVDATAKITAALQAGVIDAVPETWEEYQKFLYTGDLPDPDLIIRTSGEWRVSNFLLLQGAYAELYFCDVPWPEFTKKHFDQALESYASRERRFGKVMSPLPHRGELTI
- a CDS encoding CDP-archaeol synthase, which produces MKQRTITTVVLWVGILILLWLFGVYAGLLLITALAVMAQHETYGLLGRVGGDPLVVAGLVAGVLFILITSGLLLFLGSVDAYPVSLGLVFPSLVAWVMFRTPVRSLSRCLFPTLIGFLLVPACLTFFALLAMLPGLTEGQGLFLAVWVVAVAKFSDIGALLIGSRIGRRPLAPSYSPKKTIEGAIGGVLTSVLVACLVPALSGDLAPAGLTFWICILLGLVLGTTAIVSDLLGSALKRIAGVKDSGKRIPGIGGGLDLVDSLLCTGPLGYAILSLALK